One genomic segment of Hordeum vulgare subsp. vulgare chromosome 2H, MorexV3_pseudomolecules_assembly, whole genome shotgun sequence includes these proteins:
- the LOC123425365 gene encoding F-box protein SKIP19-like, producing MMPSSSSSRRRRRRRGNRNRLPPPAPITEAGEVTSDEAELPSAVAYRLERIPFSRPAPPKPKHAEPQPQPHGATHPSSSFSSSRRRRGRRRRKGSAPAPAPAPAAEEARDWAGLLLDALCAILHKLDHVEILTGAGQVCRSWRHAARDVPALWRRIDMRGHADIHELDLRGMAQVAVRRSAGQCEAFWGEYAAHEGLILFLGDQAPSLKSLRLISCYRVFIEELVEALNKFPLLEELELSLCSNIGGSHMFDVAKACPQLRVFRMSELRFHNLQDDSDGEDADSEFRYNKNDDAKGIATMLQLRSLQLFANNFTNEGLTAILDNCVHLESLDIRHCFNVVMDDALRAKCSRIKTLRLPNDPTDDYDIEALSPIWSGIGMGVDTDSDGDCVYGGPDYILDSDEYDDYCDPERYLDGVYIGRRVTLMDLLDSGYSMLGVSLNLCSIRVTECCAKVVNVLC from the exons AtgatgccttcctcctcctcctcccgccgccggcgccgccgccgcgGCAACCGCAACAGGCTTCCTCCTCCAGCGCCGATAACGGAGGCGGGAGAGGTCACGAGTGACGAGGCCGAGCTTCCGTCGGCCGTTGCCTACAGGCTGGAACGCATCCCATTCTCACGCCCCGCTCCACCAAAACCTAAGCATGCAGAGCCTCAACCCCAACCCCATGGCGCgacccacccctcctcctccttctcgtcctctcgCCGCCGTCGCGGCCGACGCCGCCGCAAGGGGTCAGCACCGGCACCAGCGCCAGCGCCTGCggcggaggaggcgagggactGGGCGGGGCTCCTGCTGGACGCGCTCTGCGCCATCCTCCACAAGCTCGACCACGTCGAGATCCTGACCGGCGCGGGGCAGGTGTGCCGCTCCTGGCGCCACGCCGCGCGCGACGTGCCCGCGCTCTGGCGCCGCATCGACATGCGCGGCCACGCGGACATCCACGAGCTCGACCTCCGCGGGATGGCGCAGGTCGCCGTCCGCCGCAGCGCGGGGCAATGCGAGGCGTTCTGGGGCGAGTACGCCGCCCACGAAGGCCTCATCCTCTTTCTCGGCGACCA GGCACCATCTCTGAAGAGTCTTCGCCTCATCTCTTGCTACCGTGTCTTTATTGAAGAATTGGTGGAGGCATTAAACAAGTTCCCTCTACTAGAGGAACTCGAACTCTCACTGTGTTCAAATATAGGTGGGAGTCATATGTTTGACGTCGCCAAAGCATGCCCGCAGCTAAGGGTCTTCAGAATGAGTGAGCTTCGGTTCCACAATCTCCAAGACGACAGTGACGGCGAAGACGCTGACAGCGAGTTCAGGTACAACAAGAACGATGACGCCAAAGGAATCGCAACCATGCTCCAGTTACGCTCCCTGCAGCTCTTTGCTAACAACTTCACCAACGAAGGGCTGACAGCGATCCTCGACAACTGCGTCCACCTCGAGTCCCTCGACATACGCCACTGCTTCAACGTCGTCATGGACGACGCCCTGCGAGCAAAGTGCTCCAGGATCAAGACGCTGAGGCTTCCCAACGACCCGACAGATGACTACGACATAGAGGCTTTGAGCCCGATCTGGTCAGGTATTGGCATGGGCGTTGACACCGACAGTGATGGCGATTGCGTCTATGGTGGGCCTGACTACATTCTGGACTCAGATGAGTACGACGATTACTGTGATCCTGAGCGCTACCTTGATGGTGTCTACATCGGCAGGCGTGTTACCCTCATGGATCTGCTCGATTCAGGTTATTCAATGTTGGGGGTCTCTCTCAACCTTTGCTCGATTCGGGTTACTGAATGCTGTGCCAAAGTTGTCAATGTTTTGTGTTGA